The genomic window CCACAAACACCTGTGGATAACACGTATAGCTAATTGAAAAAGGTTGGGAACATAAATGAGAAAATTCGAATAAACCTAGGTTTTACGTTACCTGATATAGCTTAAAAGAATAATTTCCCCTCCTAAGCCCATAGGCCACTCTCGGAACCGCGACATTTATTCTATGCCATTGCATTTCAGAATCTTACTGCAAAGTAAAAATCCATAAGAAACAGCCATGCACTAATTAGGGTTATTGATACTTGAGAATGAATAAAGAGGTGATAAGAAGAGCGACTCAATGCAAACAGACTAAGCGAGATACACCTAGTTGATTCATTCATCTACTTATCACAATCCCGCGCACAGTAAAATGTATCTTCTTCTATATAACGACAGGGGGTAGGAATTGAGTTGATAGCAGAAATAATAAATCCAGAGCCACTTTTGATTGCGCTAGATACAACAAAGCCCCGACTTTCGTCGAGGCTTTGTCATTTAAATATGGTACCGGTAGGCGGACTTGAACCGCCACGCCCGAAGGCAACGGATTTTGAATCCGTCGTGTATACCAATTTCACCATACCGGCATTATCTTGGGGCTTTGCCCTTTCGATGTTTGGCATTATACGTATGCGAACTGAAGTGGCAAGTATAAAAACTTGAATTCATGTGTGTTTGCCGATAATTTCGCCACTAAGTGATAAGCTGTGCGTTATGTCTCTTTTCACGCCAAGCCTTAGACTATATTCTGACGCCTCAATTTTTGAAGAAGTAATAACACCATGACATCAACAAACACAATGCCACCCGCAGGAGTCATGCGCCGATTTGGTGCTTTGTTCTATGACGCCCTTATCGTAATCGCTATTGAGATGTTGGCGGCTGGCTTTATTGTCGCTCTATTACACGCTCTCATGGCTCTTGGCATTTTTAACCATAGTGGTTATGCCGATGTCAGTGACTTCTTAACCAACCACCCGATTTGGAGCCCTGCTTACACCTTTTATTTAGTGGTCGTTTGGATGTCTTTCTTTGTTTTCTTTTGGACAAGAGCTGGCCAAACACTTGGAATGAGAGCTTGGAAGCTTCGCGTTCAAAATAAAGATGGCTCCGCGATTACCGTAACCCAAGCGCTGATTCGTTTAGGAACCTCCGGATTTGGACTGGCAAACTTATGTGTACCATTCGACCCTCAAAAACGTGGCTTCCACGATATCTGGGCGAAAACGGAAGTGGTCGTATTAGCTCAACCTCACTAGTTCGATGCAAGCAAATAATTAGTAAGATCAAAAAAGGAAGGTGTTATGCCTTCCTTTTTTCTATTTACAATTTGCGTCTCAACAATAGGACCGCAATTCCGAGGAACACCACACTCGGGGCGAGCGCGCCAAAGGCTGGAGGTATCTGATAAACCAAACTGACGGGACCGAAAAACTCACTGGATATATAGAAGGTAAAACCTGCAATAACACCAGACAAAATCCTAGCCCCCATCGTCACACTACGCAAAGGTCCAAAGATAAACGACAATGCCAACAACATCATGACCGCTATCGAGATCGGTTGAGTTATTTTTCGCCATAACGCCAATTCATAACGCGAAGCGTCTTGCTCTGACGCTTTCAGGTAAGAAACATAATCATACAACCCACTTAACGACAGCTCTTCTGGTTTAACAGTCACTATCGCTAACTTATCTGGAGCCAGTGACGTTTCCCAAGTGTAAGTCGGTAGACTCTCTTTAGTAATTTGAATTTCATTTTCGAACGACGTGATTTCGACCTCCTTCATCGTCCAAACGTTATCTCCAACATAGTCGACTTCTTTTGAATATATTGCCTTCTTCAATACCTTATTTTCATCAAAGCGCCACATGTTTAGACCATATAGTTTTTCATTGTCAATTTTGACAATGAATATAAAGTCATTGGCATCACGTGCCCATACCCCACTTTGGGTAGAGATAATATTACCACCAGCAATCGATATGGTTCTTAAATCACGAGCCATTTTTTGTGCTTGAGGAGCCCCCCACTGACCAAGCAGTGTTACAACTATCATTAGTGGTATCGCGGTTTTGAGAACCGATAGGCCAATATCTAACTTAGAAAAACCCGCCGCCTGCATGACCACGAGTTCAGAACTCGCAGCTAGCATACCTAGCCCAATCAGAGCACCAAGCAGGGCCGCCATTGGAAAAAACATTTCGATATCACGAGGGACACTCAATAGAACGAAATACAGCGCTTGTAATAGATCATAGGTACCACGACCAACCTTTCTCAGCTGTTCTACATACTTGATGATCCCAGAGAGGCCAACAAACGTCACCAATACTAATGACGTCGTTGCGATGATGGTTCTGCCTATATATAAATCGAGAATCTTAAACACGGCTTAAGCCAACCTCTTATTCTTAAATTTTTCTTTCAAATTTCTGACCGGCAAGCTATCCATAAAATTGGCACCAATCGCGACACATAATAATAACGCATTGATTGGCCACATGCCGACGACCGCCGGGATACTCCCCTCCTCGATCGCAGATTTGGTTGCACTAATAGCTAAGAAGTAAGTCAAATAAATCAGTATTGCTGGGCCGATTTTTGCGAAACGACCTTGCCGAGGATTCACTGCCGACAAGGGTACAACGAGCATGGTTAACAATGGAATACAAAGTACTAATGACATACGCCACTGCAACTCAGCTTTCGCCCTATTATCAGGGTTACCAATAAGGTCTAGGGTTGGAATCGCTTCCCAGTCTCGACCTTTTTTCTCAACTTCGCGTTGCCCTATCAGACCTTCGTATTCTTTAAAATGCGTCACCATATAATCTAAACGAGTAGGGACACCCTCATGGCGAATCCCATCGTACATAACAATCACTTGTCGGCCATCACTGAGTTCTTTTACGTCTCCCGACTGAGAAAACATTACACTAGGAAGTACCGATCCTCTAGGGCGCATTTGAGCAACAAATACATTTTCTAACTTATTGCCGTCAATATCATCAATGAAGACCACAGAGGAACCATCGGGAGTGCCTTCGAACTTCCCCTTAGGCAGCAAGTCAACACTGTTCTGTGCAGCCACCTCCTCGTACATTTGCTCAACTTTATCCTGTGACCAGGGAGATAACCAAAATGAGTTAAATGCAGCAATCGATGCGGTAATCAAAGCCAAGTAAAGCGCAGATTGGATCAGGAATTTATTACCAATACCTGTCGCGTTCATTACCACTATTTCACTTTCGGCATAAAGGCGCCCAAAAGTCAGCAAAATACCAATATAGATACTGAGAGGAAGCATCAATAAACCCATTGCTGGCATATTAAGACCAACAATCGATAATATGAGACGCGCCGGAATATCACCATCAGACGCATCCGCTAAAACACTGATGAATTTTTGGCTGAGAAACACGAGAAAAAGAACAAAAAAGATCGCAAATTGGCTCTTGATTGTCTCTCGGATCAAATATCTAACAATAATCACACTCAAATTACCTATACAAAACTTGTTTTTTTGATTGAATCACTATAATTTCCCGTTGAACCTTTTATTTTTTTAATTTCTAGCTAAGTGTTAGCGCTCTTCATTAAGGTTAGTTCCATTATAGGATCCAACAAGTAAGAGTCTATTATCTAACATTTAGTTTGATTTGTCTTCAGGATGTAGGAGTACGCATGGAGTTCAGTGTAAAAAGTGGCAGCCCAGAGAAGCAGCGCAGCGCATGTATCGTTGTTGGTGTGTTCGAACCGCGCCGCCTTTCTCCAGTGGCCGAGCAATTAGATAAGATTAGCGATGGCTACATTAGCTCACTGCTTCGTCGCGGTGATCTAGAGGGTAAACCTGGCCAGATGCTACTACTGCATCAAGTACCGGGTGTACTTTCAGAACGAGTTTTACTGGTTGGTTGTGGTAAAGAACGTGAGCTAGGCGAACGTCAATACAAAGAAATTATTCAGAAAACCATCAGCACACTCAACGAAACAGGTTCTATGGAAGCAGTATGTTTCCTAACAGAACTGCACGTTAAAGGCCGAGACACTTACTGGAAAGTTCGTCAAGCGGTAGAAGCGACTAAAGATGGTCTTTACACATTTGACCAATTCAAGAGCAACAAGCCAGAAACTCGTCGTCCACTGCGTAAATTGGTATTCAACGTACCGACGCGTCGTGAATTGAGCCTGGGTGAGAAAGCGATTTCTCACGGTCTTGCTATTGCTTCAGGTGTCAAAGCATCTAAAGACCTTGGCAACATGCCACCAAACATCGCTAACCCAGCTTACCTTGCTTCTCAAGCTCGTCGTTTAGCCGACGATTACGAGACAGTGAAGACTAAGATCATTGGCGAAGAAGAGATGGAAAAACTGGGTATGACATCATACCTAGCGGTTGGCCGTGGCTCGAAGAACGAATCTATGATGTCTATCATGGAATACAAAGGTGCTGCTGACCCAGATGCAAAACCTATCGTCCTCGTCGGTAAAGGTCTGACTTTTGATTCAGGCGGTATCTCACTCAAGCCAGGAGAAGGCATGGATGAGATGAAGTACGACATGTGTGGTGCTGCGTCTGTATTTGGTACAATGAAAGCATTGGCAAAACTTAACTTGCCGATCAACGTTGTCGGTGTTTTAGCCGGTTGTGAAAACATGCCAGGTAGCAACGCCTATCGTCCGGGTGATATCCTAACGACAATGTCAGGTCAAACGGTTGAAGTACTCAATACTGATGCTGAAGGTCGCTTAGTTCTGTGTGATGCTCTAACGTACGTTGAGCGTTTTGAACCAGATTGTGTTGTCGACGTTGCAACACTAACTGGCGCGTGTGTTATTGCTCTAGGTCACCACATCAGTGGCGTTCTATCAAACCACAACCCACTTTCTCATGAACTTGTTAATGCTTCAGAGCAAGCAAGCGACCGCGCATGGCGTCTACCTATGGCTGACGAGTACCATGAGCAACTGAACAGCCCATTTGCTGATATGGCAAACATCGGCGGCCGTCCTGGCGGTACGATTACTGCGGGTTGTTTCCTGTCTAAATTCACTAAAAAGTACCATTGGGCACATATAGATAGTGCAGGTACGGCGTGGAAATCAGGCGCTGCAAAAGGCTCGACAGGTCGCCCTGTCTCAATGCTAGTCCAATTCTTATTGAACCGCAGCGGCCAAGAAACTGAAGAGCAATCTTCAAAATAATGAGAAGGGCCTACGGGCCCTTTTTTCATAACCACTATTGCTGAGTAAGATTGGTATCCACGATTTTCAGTTAGAGTATTCAAGATGCAGACTGCCACGTTTTACATAGTGTCTTCAGACAGCCCACAAGCAAGTGAAGCCGGTCTCGCTCACTATGTACTGTTTCTTGCGCAGCACTTTGCAAAACAAGGCGCTAAACTTTACCTCAACTGTAACGATCAAGCTCATGCTGAGCGTATCGCTGAAGTTTTTTGGCAGGCAGAGCCTAATGAATTCATCGCGCATAACTTAGTTGGCGAAGGCCCAAAGTATTCAACCAACATCGAAATTGGCTATCAAGGCGTAAAACATAATTGGAATCGCCAACTGGTAATAAATCTGGCCGATAATCATACAACCTTTGCGAACGCCTTTGCTCAGGTGATAGACTTCGTTCCTTGCGAAGAAAAAGCTAAGCAACTCGCTCGAGAAAGGTATAAAATTTACCGTCAGGCTGGATATCAGCTACAAACTATCGAGATTCAACATCCATAGTCAAACCTCATAGTTAAAGCTATCTTTGGATTTAGATTCAAGAAGCTTCACTTATGAAGTTTGACCACGATTAACCATTCACAGCATCCGTTATAAGAGCACTATGGAAAAGACATACAACCCAACATCAATCGAACAAGCTCTGTATAAGACTTGGGAAGAGAAAGGCTACTTTAAGCCACACGGTGACACATCAAAAGAAGCTTACAGCATCATGATCCCGCCACCGAACGTCACTGGTAGCCTACACATGGGTCACGCGTTCCAAGATACGATCATGGATACGCTTATCCGTGCTCAACGTATGAAAGGTAAAAATACGCTTTGGCAAGTCGGTACTGATCACGCTGGTATCGCCACTCAAATGGTGGTTGAGCGTAAGATCGCCGCTGAAGAAGGCAAAACTAAGCACGACTACGGCCGTGAAGCTTTCATCGACAAGATCTGGGAATGGAAGAACGAGTCTGGTGGCACTATCACTCAACAGCTTCGTCGCCTTGGGGCATCGGTAGACTGGGACCGTGAGCGCTTCACGATGGATGATGGCCTATCTAATGCCGTTCAAGAGGTGTTTGTTCGTCTATACGAAGATGACCTCATCTACCGCGGTAAACGTCTAGTTAACTGGGATCCAAAACTGCACACGGCGATTTCAGATCTTGAAGTTGAAAACAAAGACAAAAAAGGCTTCATGTGGCACTTCCGCTACCCGCTAGCAAATGGTGTGAAAACCGCTGAAGGTAAAGACTACATCGTTGTTGCGACGACACGTCCTGAAACTATGCTGGGTGATACCGGTGTTGCGGTAAACCCAGAAGATCCTCGTTATAAAGATCTTATTGGTAAAGAGATCCTATTACCTATCGTGAACCGCCTAATTCCTATCGTAGGCGATGAGCACGCGGATATGGAGAAAGGTACGGGTTGTGTGAAGATCACACCGGCTCACGACTTTAACGACTACGAAGTGGGTAAACGTAATAACCTACCAATGATCAACATCCTAACGTTCAACGCTGATATCCGTGATGCAGCCGAAGTCTTCACCACCAACGGCGAAGAAAGCGACGTTTACTCAACAGATATCCCTGCTAAGTACCAAGGCATGGAGCGTTTTGCTGCGCGTAAGGCTATCGTTGCTGAATTCGACGAGCTTGGTCTTCTTGAGGAGATTAAAGATCACGACCTAACGGTACCTTACGGCGACCGTGGTGGCGTGGTTATCGAGCCAATGCTGACTGACCAATGGTACGTACGCGCTGCACCTCTTGCTGAACCAGCGGTTAAAGCGGTTGAAGATGGTGACATCCAGTTCGTTCCTAAGCAGTACGAAAACATGTACTTCTCTTGGATGCGTGACATTCAAGACTGGTGTATCTCACGTCAACTGTGGTGGGGTCACCGTATCCCAGCATGGTACGACAACGATGGCAACGTGTACGTAGGCCGTACTGAAGAAGAAGTACGTGCTAACAACAACCTTGCTCCAGTAATCGTTCTACGCCAAGACAACGACGTGTTAGACACATGGTTCTCTTCGGCACTATGGACTTTCGGTACACAAGGCTGGCCTGAGCAAACTGAAGATCTGAAGACATTCCACCCTTCAGACGTTCTAGTCACAGGTTTCGACATCATCTTCTTCTGGGTTGCACGTATGATCATGATGACCATGCACTTCAACAAAGATGAAAATGGTAAAGCACAAGTCCCATTCAAGACAGTTTACGTAACGGGCCTAATCCGTGACGAAAACGGCGACAAGATGTCTAAGTCTAAAGGTAACGTGCTTGACCCTATCGACATGATCGATGGTATCGACCTTGAGTCTCTAGTTGAAAAACGTTGTGGCAACATGATGCAGCCTCAGCTTGCGAAGAAGATCGAGAAAAACACACGTAAGACTTTCGAAAATGGTATCGAACCCTACGGTACTGATGCACTGCGTTTCACACTTGCCGCTATGGCTTCAACTGGCCGTGACATCAACTGGGATATGAAGCGTCTTGAAGGTTACCGTAACTTCTGTAACAAGCTATGGAACGCAAGCCGTTACGTACTGATGAACACAGAAGAGCACGATTGTGGCATGTCACTGTCGGCTGAAGACCGTGCAAACATGGAATTCTCTCTAGCAGATAAGTGGATTGAATCTCAGTTTGAACTCGCAGCGAAAGAGTTTAACGCCCACCTAGACAACTACCGTCTAGACATGGCGGCAAACACGCTTTACGAATTCATCTGGAACCAATTCTGTGATTGGTACCTAGAGCTAACTAAGCCTGTTCTTTGGAAAGGTACTGAAGCTCAGCAACAAGCGACACGTTACACATTGATCACGGTTCTTGAGAAGACACTGCGTCTTGCTCACCCAGTGCTGCCTTACATCACTGAATCTATCTGGCAGAGCGTTAAGCCACTCGTCGACGGTGTTGAAGGTGAGACGATCATGACTCAAGCGCTTCCTCAGTTTAACGAAGCTAACTTCAATGCTGAGATCGTAGAAGACATCGAATGGGTGAAGACTTTCATTACTGCTATCCGTAACCTACGTGCGGAATACGACATTGCACCAAGCAAAGGTCTAGAGGTCATGATCAAGGTTGCTAATGAGAAAGACGCTACGCGTATCGAAGCAAACAAGATCGTTTTGACTTCGCTAGCGAAACTAGATGATATTAACGTTCTCGCTGATGGTAAAGAGACTCCACTTTGTGCAACTAAACTGGTTGGCAAATCTGAGCTGATGATCCCAATGGCGGGTCTTATCGACAAAGATGCTGAACTTGCTCGTCTAGATAAAGAAGTCGCTAAAATCCAAGGCGAAATCAAACGTATCGAAGGTAAGCTAGCTAACGAAGGTTTCGTAGCTAAAGCCCCTGAAGTTGTTATCGCCAAAGAGCGTGAAAAGCTTGAAGGCTACCAAGAGACTCTTGTGAAGCTTGAAGAGCAAAAAGCGACCATCGCTGCGCTTTAAAGCTGATGGAATGAGAAGGCTTCGAACTTCTTGCTCTCACTAGAAAGGTTGGTCCTCGTGACCAACCTTTTTTTATACCTCTGATTCCAATATTCCAATATTCCAATGCTTCTCACTCTAGCCTCACTTATTGATAGGTTTCATCTATCAAATTAATCTCCACTTCCCATTACACTTAATGATAATAATTCTCAATAATAGAACTATCAAAACAACACAAGCTCGAGTCATTATCATGAAAAAGACACTCACCTTTGCTGCATTACATTTTACTATCGCATTTAGTGTCGCTTATCTACTAACAGGCGACATCTTAATTGGTAGCTTAATCGCGATGATTGAGCCCTCTGTGAATACTGTTGCCTTCTATTTTCATGAAAAGGCGTGGGCTCAAGTTCCGGCTCTTAAAGCTCGTCAGTGGATGACCAAATTAAAAACAGCAAGCTTTGCTAGCATCCACTTTAGTGTTGCCTTTACCGTTGTCTACTTGTTGACTGGGGATGCCTTTATCGGCGGTGTAATGGCTTTGCTCGAACCCAGTTTGAATACCATTGCATACTACTTCCACGAAAAAATTTGGTTAAAAAGAGCAGAAAGCCCGAATACACCACCTCAGTTTTGTGGACACCAACATGCGTAATCTCAAGCGCGCTGAGCCATCAAGGTAAACCGCATCGAATAACAAAATTCAGCTAACTATTGACAAAGTTGCGTAGCGCAATTAAATTAATTGCGGTGCGCAACTTTATTTCTTAATCCAAAGGTAGGTAGTTATGAATTCTCAACAGTTAAGAGACTATTCTCGTCAAACGGTTCGTTTACTTGGCATGCTTGATAAGCAGTGTGGTGATGTCGACCTCACTCCAGTTCAGGCTCATGCTCTTGGTGAGATCCAGTTGCAGCCAGTCACCATCAACCAATTGGCGCAGCAACTCAACGTCGATAAATCGAATGCAAGCCGCACTATCACAGGGCTAATCAAACTTGGCTTAGTTGAAAGCCTAGAGAATCCAACCGACAAACGTAGCCAATTAATCGCTCTGACCACTCAAGGTGTGGATGCGTTATCTCAACTCGACCAACAACAAAGCCTTTTCTTTGAAAAAGTACTGTCGACTCTGAATGACAGCGAACAACAACGACTGAAACAAGGGCTCGAGAGTTACTTAAAAGGGCTAACGAAAGTATGCCAAGCCGATGAGTTTGTATTACGCCCACTCACCGAGTCAGATAACCAACAATTAGCAGAAGTCATTCGCCAAGTTTCAGCAGAACATGGCTTAACTGAAGATAAAGGTTATGGCGTGGCTGATCCAACCCTCGATGATATGTACTCTGTCTATAGCCAAGCGAATGCTATGTACTGGGTTATCGAACACAATGGAAAAATCGTCGGAGGAGGTGGCTTTGCCCCTTTAGCTGGGAAACCTAATGTATGTGAGCTACAAAAAATGTACTTCTTACCGCAAACTCGCGGGCATGGCCTAGCTAAGCGAATTGTAGGTTTGAGCTTAAAGCAAGCGAAACAACTTGGGTATCAACACATGTATTTAGAAACAACAGAGTGCTTAGGTGCTGCGGTCAAACTCTATGAAAAGCTAGGATTTGAGCACCTTGAGTCAGCTTGGGGTGATACAGGCCACGACGCTTGTGAGGTTGTCATGGCCAAAACGCTATAATGTGTCTTAAAATTGGGGTTAGCGTTGGGGTTAATTAATTGAAAAACCTATTTAAAACAAGCTAACAACGTAAAAAATTGCTGACGCAAGAAGCAGGGTTCAAGGCAACAAAGGAACTCTCTTCTTGTCCATCAAGTACCACTTCTAACGAATATAAATGTGTAGGGTTAGGATTCTCAATATCAAAAAGGATCGGCGCCTCAACCTGGAACACAACACCGGTATGGTCTGCGCGCACATCTATCGGCATCACTAATGTCATGCCATTAAACTTGATAGAGGCAGACACCAGTCCCGGCTTTAGCGTCTGATAAATAACATCCACTTTAAACTCACACCCCCCACCGTGGTGCCAGATTTGCTCTGTGACAACTTGCTCTAGCTTGACGTTTCGAACGAACTGCAAATATGGCACTTGCCAGATCCCGATACGAGAATCAGATTTAACGACCGCCGATGAAGAGACTGACTTATCTATATCCTCTTCAAGCAATAAGCTCTCCTCCTCTTCAAGGAAAAGGATTTCAAAACGGTTACGGCCTAGCTGCATGTAAGGTCGAATATCTTTACAGTATTTCGCTTGGCTACCATCACAATCAAATACAGCGACACCATTGAGTCGCACTTCAGCAAAATAATCAATGCCAGCCATCACTAACTCAACAAACGGACACGCCAACATCGCATCATCCACTTCGATATCATGCATCAGATGCCACTCTTGCTCTGCAATCTCACTTTCACTCAAGTTATCAGGAAGCTTGGAACTTAACGGAGCCGGAAAGGTAATATCATCTTGTGGAATAGAGAGATCCGTCAATGGCGATATTTGCCAAAGACCATCGAGAGGTAATCGCATAGCATTCCTTGAGCTAGATCAATTTTGAACGCATTATAATGAATGAATGCCGATAAAGACATTCATTTTTCTGAGGATAAAAAAAATGCCAGCTCATGGCCGGCATTCTTAAAAACAGGGAAGAAATTACTCTTCGTCTTCATCATCTTCGTCTGGGTAGATAGCATCTTCACCTTCGTAGTAAGTGCCCCATCCGTCATAGATAATGTCAAACTTCTCAGCAAGATTGACAAGCTTCTCAACTTGCTCATCAATCACTTCGGCATTCAGAGTACATTGCATCGTTGCATCACAGCAAAGTAGCTTGTTGCCATCTTCGTCTTCTGTC from Vibrio artabrorum includes these protein-coding regions:
- a CDS encoding glycosyl hydrolase 2 galactose-binding domain-containing protein; protein product: MRLPLDGLWQISPLTDLSIPQDDITFPAPLSSKLPDNLSESEIAEQEWHLMHDIEVDDAMLACPFVELVMAGIDYFAEVRLNGVAVFDCDGSQAKYCKDIRPYMQLGRNRFEILFLEEEESLLLEEDIDKSVSSSAVVKSDSRIGIWQVPYLQFVRNVKLEQVVTEQIWHHGGGCEFKVDVIYQTLKPGLVSASIKFNGMTLVMPIDVRADHTGVVFQVEAPILFDIENPNPTHLYSLEVVLDGQEESSFVALNPASCVSNFLRC
- a CDS encoding DUF2061 domain-containing protein; the encoded protein is MKKTLTFAALHFTIAFSVAYLLTGDILIGSLIAMIEPSVNTVAFYFHEKAWAQVPALKARQWMTKLKTASFASIHFSVAFTVVYLLTGDAFIGGVMALLEPSLNTIAYYFHEKIWLKRAESPNTPPQFCGHQHA
- the pepA gene encoding leucyl aminopeptidase, translating into MEFSVKSGSPEKQRSACIVVGVFEPRRLSPVAEQLDKISDGYISSLLRRGDLEGKPGQMLLLHQVPGVLSERVLLVGCGKERELGERQYKEIIQKTISTLNETGSMEAVCFLTELHVKGRDTYWKVRQAVEATKDGLYTFDQFKSNKPETRRPLRKLVFNVPTRRELSLGEKAISHGLAIASGVKASKDLGNMPPNIANPAYLASQARRLADDYETVKTKIIGEEEMEKLGMTSYLAVGRGSKNESMMSIMEYKGAADPDAKPIVLVGKGLTFDSGGISLKPGEGMDEMKYDMCGAASVFGTMKALAKLNLPINVVGVLAGCENMPGSNAYRPGDILTTMSGQTVEVLNTDAEGRLVLCDALTYVERFEPDCVVDVATLTGACVIALGHHISGVLSNHNPLSHELVNASEQASDRAWRLPMADEYHEQLNSPFADMANIGGRPGGTITAGCFLSKFTKKYHWAHIDSAGTAWKSGAAKGSTGRPVSMLVQFLLNRSGQETEEQSSK
- the lptF gene encoding LPS export ABC transporter permease LptF; the protein is MIIVRYLIRETIKSQFAIFFVLFLVFLSQKFISVLADASDGDIPARLILSIVGLNMPAMGLLMLPLSIYIGILLTFGRLYAESEIVVMNATGIGNKFLIQSALYLALITASIAAFNSFWLSPWSQDKVEQMYEEVAAQNSVDLLPKGKFEGTPDGSSVVFIDDIDGNKLENVFVAQMRPRGSVLPSVMFSQSGDVKELSDGRQVIVMYDGIRHEGVPTRLDYMVTHFKEYEGLIGQREVEKKGRDWEAIPTLDLIGNPDNRAKAELQWRMSLVLCIPLLTMLVVPLSAVNPRQGRFAKIGPAILIYLTYFLAISATKSAIEEGSIPAVVGMWPINALLLCVAIGANFMDSLPVRNLKEKFKNKRLA
- a CDS encoding DNA polymerase III subunit chi; its protein translation is MQTATFYIVSSDSPQASEAGLAHYVLFLAQHFAKQGAKLYLNCNDQAHAERIAEVFWQAEPNEFIAHNLVGEGPKYSTNIEIGYQGVKHNWNRQLVINLADNHTTFANAFAQVIDFVPCEEKAKQLARERYKIYRQAGYQLQTIEIQHP
- a CDS encoding bifunctional helix-turn-helix transcriptional regulator/GNAT family N-acetyltransferase; protein product: MNSQQLRDYSRQTVRLLGMLDKQCGDVDLTPVQAHALGEIQLQPVTINQLAQQLNVDKSNASRTITGLIKLGLVESLENPTDKRSQLIALTTQGVDALSQLDQQQSLFFEKVLSTLNDSEQQRLKQGLESYLKGLTKVCQADEFVLRPLTESDNQQLAEVIRQVSAEHGLTEDKGYGVADPTLDDMYSVYSQANAMYWVIEHNGKIVGGGGFAPLAGKPNVCELQKMYFLPQTRGHGLAKRIVGLSLKQAKQLGYQHMYLETTECLGAAVKLYEKLGFEHLESAWGDTGHDACEVVMAKTL
- a CDS encoding valine--tRNA ligase, coding for MEKTYNPTSIEQALYKTWEEKGYFKPHGDTSKEAYSIMIPPPNVTGSLHMGHAFQDTIMDTLIRAQRMKGKNTLWQVGTDHAGIATQMVVERKIAAEEGKTKHDYGREAFIDKIWEWKNESGGTITQQLRRLGASVDWDRERFTMDDGLSNAVQEVFVRLYEDDLIYRGKRLVNWDPKLHTAISDLEVENKDKKGFMWHFRYPLANGVKTAEGKDYIVVATTRPETMLGDTGVAVNPEDPRYKDLIGKEILLPIVNRLIPIVGDEHADMEKGTGCVKITPAHDFNDYEVGKRNNLPMINILTFNADIRDAAEVFTTNGEESDVYSTDIPAKYQGMERFAARKAIVAEFDELGLLEEIKDHDLTVPYGDRGGVVIEPMLTDQWYVRAAPLAEPAVKAVEDGDIQFVPKQYENMYFSWMRDIQDWCISRQLWWGHRIPAWYDNDGNVYVGRTEEEVRANNNLAPVIVLRQDNDVLDTWFSSALWTFGTQGWPEQTEDLKTFHPSDVLVTGFDIIFFWVARMIMMTMHFNKDENGKAQVPFKTVYVTGLIRDENGDKMSKSKGNVLDPIDMIDGIDLESLVEKRCGNMMQPQLAKKIEKNTRKTFENGIEPYGTDALRFTLAAMASTGRDINWDMKRLEGYRNFCNKLWNASRYVLMNTEEHDCGMSLSAEDRANMEFSLADKWIESQFELAAKEFNAHLDNYRLDMAANTLYEFIWNQFCDWYLELTKPVLWKGTEAQQQATRYTLITVLEKTLRLAHPVLPYITESIWQSVKPLVDGVEGETIMTQALPQFNEANFNAEIVEDIEWVKTFITAIRNLRAEYDIAPSKGLEVMIKVANEKDATRIEANKIVLTSLAKLDDINVLADGKETPLCATKLVGKSELMIPMAGLIDKDAELARLDKEVAKIQGEIKRIEGKLANEGFVAKAPEVVIAKEREKLEGYQETLVKLEEQKATIAAL
- a CDS encoding RDD family protein, whose translation is MTSTNTMPPAGVMRRFGALFYDALIVIAIEMLAAGFIVALLHALMALGIFNHSGYADVSDFLTNHPIWSPAYTFYLVVVWMSFFVFFWTRAGQTLGMRAWKLRVQNKDGSAITVTQALIRLGTSGFGLANLCVPFDPQKRGFHDIWAKTEVVVLAQPH
- the lptG gene encoding LPS export ABC transporter permease LptG; protein product: MFKILDLYIGRTIIATTSLVLVTFVGLSGIIKYVEQLRKVGRGTYDLLQALYFVLLSVPRDIEMFFPMAALLGALIGLGMLAASSELVVMQAAGFSKLDIGLSVLKTAIPLMIVVTLLGQWGAPQAQKMARDLRTISIAGGNIISTQSGVWARDANDFIFIVKIDNEKLYGLNMWRFDENKVLKKAIYSKEVDYVGDNVWTMKEVEITSFENEIQITKESLPTYTWETSLAPDKLAIVTVKPEELSLSGLYDYVSYLKASEQDASRYELALWRKITQPISIAVMMLLALSFIFGPLRSVTMGARILSGVIAGFTFYISSEFFGPVSLVYQIPPAFGALAPSVVFLGIAVLLLRRKL